In the genome of Fulvivirga maritima, one region contains:
- a CDS encoding COG4315 family predicted lipoprotein, with protein sequence MKNDSNYLKFMLLMILFSVVIACSDDDDEVLDDEELAFNIKVMSSASFGDILVNQNGQTIYFFAGDVTGESNCSGGCADVWPIVSGEVSDLALSNGLYASDFKAIVREDGETQLTFKPGLFIRIIKRRTSRRYVQEYSLHPGSSFGG encoded by the coding sequence ATGAAAAACGATTCTAACTATTTGAAATTCATGCTATTAATGATCCTTTTTTCGGTTGTTATAGCCTGTAGTGATGATGACGATGAAGTATTAGATGACGAAGAGTTGGCCTTTAATATCAAGGTAATGAGTAGCGCTAGTTTTGGTGATATTCTAGTGAATCAGAATGGTCAAACTATCTATTTTTTTGCTGGTGATGTGACGGGCGAGAGCAATTGTAGCGGTGGCTGTGCTGATGTTTGGCCTATAGTATCCGGAGAAGTAAGTGATTTAGCTTTGTCCAATGGTTTATATGCTTCAGACTTTAAGGCTATTGTAAGAGAAGATGGCGAAACACAACTAACATTTAAACCCGGATTATTCATTAGAATAATCAAAAGGAGGACTAGTAGACGATATGTTCAAGAATATTCCCTCCATCCAGGGTCTTCTTTTGGAGGGTAA